The Dryobates pubescens isolate bDryPub1 chromosome 7, bDryPub1.pri, whole genome shotgun sequence nucleotide sequence TggtgcctggagaggagaggatgagacCTGTAAGTGGAGTtatggggcgggggggggtgggtggggcaGTTAGGGGGCTAGGGAGGCAGtgagggggcttggggggggggggggggggggcacttaTGAGGCTGGAATGTTCCTTATGTGGCTGCGGGGGGCACTTAGGGGTCCAGGAAGAGCACTTATGGGGCTGAGGGGGTGACTTGTGGAGCACTTATGTGTTCAGGGGGTCACTTATGGGGCACTTATGAGTCCAGAGAAGTCACTTGTGGGGCAAGGGGGTCACTTATGGGTCCAGGGGATCATGTATGGGTCACTTATGGGGCTAGCAAGTCACTTATAGGTCCAGAACATCACTTAAAGCTCACTTGTGGGGCACTTATGGGTCTGGGGAGGATCACTTATGGAGCCAGGGACATCACTTATGGGTCTACAGAGATCACTTAGGGATCATTTATGAGTCCACAGTCACTTAATAGTCCAGGCAACCATTTAGAAAGCTCTCATGGGGCACTTGCAGGCCTGGCCTGTCACACAAGGATCACTTATGGGGCACTTACAGGCCTGGCCTGTCACACAAGGATCACTTATGGGGCACTTACAGGCCTGGCCTGTCACACAAGGATCACTTATGGGGCACTTACAGGCCTGGCCTGTCACACAAGGATCACTTATGGGGCACTTACAGGCCTGGCCTGTCACACAAGGATCACTTATGGGGCACTTATAGGCCTGGCCTGTCACACAAGGATCACTTATGGGGCACTTACAGGCCTGGCCTGTCACACAAGGATCACTTATGGGGCACTTATAGGCCTGGGAGTCAGTGTGAAGCACTTTTAGGTCTGGGGGGAGCACTTAAAGGGCACTTAGGGGTCACTTATAGGTCCAGAGGACTACTTGTGGTTCTGGGCAGTCACTTAAGGATTACTTCCAGGTCACTTCCGGGTCTGCAATGTTACTTAAGGGTGTCTTAAGGGTCTGGGTGTGACTTGTGGGGCACTTATGGGGCACTTGGGGTCCAAAGAATCACGAATGGGCACAGAAGATCACTTCTGGGGCACGTCTGGGCCTGTAACACTACTTTGGGATCAGCTATAGGTCTGAAGGTGACTTGTGGAGCTGACCTCAGGCCTGGGGGGGGTCACttgtggggcaggagggctctgtGCCGTGGGGCAGTTCCTCATCCAGGCCCTGCAGACAGGGTAGAGCGGAGTCCCCTCCGGGAACTgccccagctccacactgcGGTCGAACAGCTTGATCACGTAGGAATCTGTGGGGCAGCCCCATGgatgccttccccttccccacagagtccagccctgccccatagatcccagccctgcctcagattccctcctcagctctaTTGATTCACTTCCCTGCCCCACAGATTCCTTCCTCTGACTCGCAGggaccagccctgccccacaggttccctcccctgccccacagatCTCTTCCCTTGACCCACAGAGTCCAGCCCTGCCTCATAGATTCCCTCCCCTGCCGCAGAGATTCCTtcctctgccccacagctcccttctcctgccccatAGTGTCCATTCCACTCTGGACCTGGCTCCCTCTGGGTCTCTCTCTGGGCCTGGTTCCTATAGGCCCAGCTCCCAGGGGTCAGAATCTCTGGGGCAGACCCCACGAAGTCCCTGGGCCCAGgccctcccctgagcctggctcCTGTGGGTCCGGCTCCTCCGGCTCAGGATCTGTGGGGTGAGCTCCTAGGGGTCAGGCCTCGCACTGGGGCCTCCGTTTGGGCCTGGAACGCCCTCTGGCCCCCCCCTGCGGCCCCCCTCCTCCTGTGGCCCCCTCCTGTGGCCCCCCCCCTGCGGCCCCCTCCTCCTGTGGCCCCCTCCTCCTGTGGCCCCCTCCTGTGGCCCCCTCCCCTGCGGCCCCCCCCCTCCTGTGCCCCTCCCCTGCGCCCCCCCCGGCCCGGTGCCCGCGGCCCATGCCCCGCAGCGCCCCCCCCGGCCCGGTGCCCGCGGCCCATGCCCCGCAGCGCCCCCCCCGGCCCGGTGCCCGCGGCCCAggccccgcagcgccccccCCGGCCCGGTGCCCGCGGCCCATGCCCCGCAGCGCCCCCGCCGGCCTCACTGTGCCGCTGCAGGCCGGGCTCGGGGCCCTCCTCCGCCTCGCGCCGCTTCTTGCGCCGCTGCTGCGAGAGCCTGGCCGCGGGCCTGGGGGAGGGGCGCTGCCGTGACGCGGCCGGCCACGTGACACCCCCCgctcagggcaggggcagcgagGGGCGGGGCCGCAGGGGTCACGCGGAGGATGGCAGAAGGCAGGCACGAGGCAGGGGAGGGCCTGGCCCCGCCCccggcagccccacagcagctgccccagagccccccagtgccccccagtgccccccagagccccccagtgccccccagagccccccagtgccccccagagcctcccagagccccccagtgccccccagagccccccagtgcctcccagagccccccagagccctcccagagcctcccagtgccccccagtgccccccagagcctcccagagccccccagtgccccccagagcctcccagagccccccagtgccctcccagagccctcccagagcccttccagagcctcccagagcccttccagagcctcccagagcctcccagtgccccccagagcctcccagtgccccccagagccccccagtgccccccagagccccccagagcctcccagtgccccccagagcctcccagtgccccccagagccctcccagagccccccagtgccccccagagccctcccagtgccctcccagagcctcccagagccccccagagccccccagtgcctcccagtgccctcccagagccctcccagagccccccagagccctcccagagccccccagtgccctcccagagcctcccagtgccctcccagtgccttccagagccctcccagtgcctcccagtgccctcccagagccccccagagccctcccagtgcctcccagagCCCTCCCAGAGCCCTCCCAGACTCTTCCCAGTCTCTCCCAGactcctcccagtcccctcccagtgccccccagtaactcccaatcccctcccagtccccccccagtgcctcccaatGCTCCCATTACCCTCCTAGTTCCCCAGgcactcccagtgcctcccaaaccctctcccagtgctcccaatCCCTACCTCTTCCCAGGGGCGCTGGGTGAGGCCTCCCTGCAACAGCAACAGAGTCAGACCcttccagtgctcccagtgccctcccagcccccccagtgccctcccagcccccccagtgccctcccagtccatcccaCTATGCTCACTTGCTGTGGGCCTCGCCTGCAGTTTTTCCAACCTCCTCCTCCAGTGGCTCCCTGGGTGGGTAGGGAGAGagcccagttcatcccagttgCTCCCAGTATGGCTCAGTTTCTCCTAGTGTCCCCCCAAATCACCTCCCAGTCCCACCAaaaccccctcccagtgcctcccagtgccccaaactctcctcccagtccctcccaaatCCCAtcccagtgcttcccagtgccccccaaatCTCCTCACAGTCCatcccagttcctcccagtatggctcagtccctcccagtcccctcccagtatggctcagtgcccccagatcccctccccatgcctcccagtagctcccagtagCCTCCCACCTgcgctccagcagctcctgcagcacagcatccagGCGGCTCCGGGCCGAGGCCGCCTCCAGGTCTGGcaaccagtatggaccagtaagctcccagggctgccagtGAGCCTtgggcagctgcccctggctgtgagtgctgcccagaggcactgggggggggacTAGGAGGAACTGGGAGGGGAACTGAGGGGGCactgggccatactgggagggactgggatggaagctggggggcactgggccatgctgggagggactgggatggaagctggggggcactgggccatactgggagggactgggatggaagctggggggcactgggccatgctgggagggactgggatggaagctggggggcactgggccatgctgggagggactgggatggaaGCTGGACGGCACTGGGTCatactgggagggactgggatggaagctggggggcactgggccatgctgggagggactgggatggaaGCTGGACGGCACTGGGTCAtactgggagggggtttgggagGCAATGGgccatactgggaggcactgggttGAACTGGAAGGAACTGAGAGGGCACTGAGCCATACTGGGCTGAACTGGGAGGGGCTCACCTGGCTTCTCCACTTTCACCTTCACAGCCAACATGGTCCTGGGGCCCCTATGAGGGTCTGGAGGGGACCGGGGGAATGTTTACAGGGACGTCCATAGGATACTATAAGCCTCACCCCGACTCCCTGCCCCCTATAGCGGAGGTCTACAGGCACCTATGGGCTTCCGTAGGGCCCTACAACCTCACCCCCACGCCCGGTCTCCTATGACGGCTCTCTGTAGCCCCTAGGGCCTTCCGTAGGCCTCTGGAGGCCTCACCCCAACTCCCGGTCCCCTATAGGGGAGTCTGTAGGCCTCTGTCGGCCTCTCTCCCACTCCTGGTCTCCCCTAGACCCCCTCCCGAGCCCTCCCAACCCGGCTTCCTCCTCACCGCTCCGCTCCCTTCCCTGTAGCCGCCGCGGCCTCCGCCGCCACCAGGCTTCGCCCCGCCCCCTTCCGGCTCCTATTGGCCTCCGTTGCCGCCCGTCCGCCCTTCCTCCGCTTGCTATTGGCGGAGCCTGGCACGAGAGGGTCACGGGGGGCATGACGGgagttttgggggggtggtcCGGCGCCGTCAGCTTGAGGCCGCGGGGGATGACGGGTAACGGCCCGGTGGAGAGGGGCGGGCGCGAGTCGCGCGGGGAGCCAATAGGAGAGGGGAGTCCGCCGGCGCGCGACGCGCGCAGGGCCCGCTGGGAAGGGGAGGCCGCGGGAGCCCCGGGGCGGGAGAGGCCTCGGCGCAGACCCCACAGCGTGGGGCGGAGGGAAAAGGGGGGCGGGTAGTGACGTCACACTGCGGCCGGTGACGTCATGCAGGAGCTCggcctggaggagaggactGCGAGGCTGCTGCGGAGAAGGTAGGGGAGACCCCCAGCTGCGCCCCCTCCAACTGCCTCCTGACGACCCCTGGGACCCTCGACCGCCCCCTAAGTGTCGTGCAGACAGCCCCCCGGTGCCCACTAGGTGCCCCCAGGGGACGGCCAAGTACCGCCCCGGACCCCCAAGTGCTCCCCAAGTATCCCCCACACCCCTAACTGCCCCCTAAGTGATCTCCAGACTCTCCCTAGTGCCCCATAAGTGCTCCCAAGTGCCCCCCAAGTACTCCCCAGACCCTCAGGGGCGCCTTAAGTACCCTCCCAGACCCTTCATTGCCCCACTGGACCCCCCCTTACTGCCCCTTGACTACCCCTGGGACCCCCAACTGCCCCCTAAGTGACCTCCagacccccccagcctcccccaagTGCCCCCATGGGACCTCCAAGTGCCCCTTCACTGCCCCTGGGGCCCCCAGCTGGCCTCCCCAAGTGCCCCCCCAGCGCCCCAAGTGCTttcgggggggggaggagagcagggtcaCAATCaggcccctcccccccccccccccagcgaGGCCCTGCTCAGTGCCTGGCCACGCCCATGGGTAGAGCCTCGACCACGCCCAGGTAagacacacccccacccccctgcccagctttgacCACGCCCCTCAAAGCAGGCAGAGCCAATGACCTGTGtcacccttcctccccctccccttgcagCTCCATCAAGCTCCGCCCCTGGCGACCCCCTGCTCCAATGGCGGCTCAGgcgcagggggctgggggcggagCCGGCCCCGCCCCCCCCGCAGGCTCTGCGgccaaggaggagggaagaggagagggactCCCAGGATGCTTTGTGCCCGCGGGGGACGCAAGGGGGACACAGGGCCCAGGATGCTTTGCGGCAGGAGCCGCCTTGGGGCTCAGGTGGCTCCCAGGAGGCTTTGTGCCCAGGGAAGACCCAAGGGGGACACACCTCCCATGATGCCTTGCTCCAGGAGCCCTCTTGGACCTCAGGAGGCTCCCAGAGTGCCTTGGGGCCCCCCAGGAGCGGCTCCCAGGATGCTTTGTGCCAAAGGAGGACTCTAGAGAGGCTCATCTCCCATGATGCCTTGCTCCAGCGGCCACCTTCGAGGTCCTGCCCCTCCCGGGATGCTTTGTGCCCCCATGGGCCAAGGGAAGCCTTTGGCTCCCATGATGCTTTGTGCCAAGAGCCCTGTTGCATCTCAGGAGGCTCCCAGGATGCcttgcagccccccaggagcaaCTCCCAGGTTGCGTTGAGCCCAACGAAGACCCAAGGGGGACACAACTCCCATGATGCCTTGCTCCAGAGGCCACCTTTGAGGTCCTGCCCTTCCCAGGATGCtttgcagccccccaggagcagctcccaggatgctttgcagccccccaggagcagctcccaggatgctttgcagccccccaggagcagctcctgggatgcTTTGCGCCAAAGCAAGACCCCAGAGAGGCTCAGCTCCCATGATGCCTTGCTCCAGGAGTCCTCTTGGACCTCAGGAGGCTCCCAGAGTGCCTTGCAGCCCCcgaggagcagctgccaggatgcTGTGTGCCCAAAGAGGACCCAGGAGGGGCACAGCTGCCATGATGCCTTGCTCCAGGAGCCACCTTCGAGGCTCTGCCACTCTCAGGATGCTTTGAAGCCCCTGCAGGAGGCCTCCCATGATGCtttggggcaggcagcaggtatggggctgggggggcacttAGAGGGCacttgtggggctgggggtgtacTTACAGGGTACTTATAGGTCAGGGGGGAGCATttagggggctgggaggggctcttgtggggctggggaggcacttaTGGGGCTGGGACACTTACAGGCCTAGACAAGCACttagggggctggggcagaacTTATGGGGGTGGGAGGCGCacttgtggggctgggggtgtacTTCTAGGTCTGGTGGGAGCATTTAGGCGGCTGGGAGGGGCacttgtggggctgggggtgtacTTATGAGACAGACCCAGCAGGGGACccagtgctgaggctgctgcagagccgaCGGCGATTGCTGAAGGGACATCTCCGGTAACGACTGGCAGGgactgggatgcactgggaggggatctgggggGCACTGAGATGGAGTAGGAAGGGATCTGGGGGACATTGGGAAGCTTGGAGGATACTGTGATGAACTGGGAGAGGATCTTGGGGGCACTGGAGGGTACTGGaatggactgggaggggatctggggggcactggagggtactgggatggactgggaggggatctggggggcactggagggtactgggatggactgggaggggatctggggggcactggagggtactgggatggactgggaggggatctggggggcactggagggtactgggatggactgggaggggatctggggggcactggagggtactgggatggactgggaggggatctggggtGCACTGGAGGgtact carries:
- the LIN37 gene encoding protein lin-37 homolog; protein product: MLAVKVKVEKPDLEAASARSRLDAVLQELLERREPLEEEVGKTAGEAHSKEASPSAPGKRPAARLSQQRRKKRREAEEGPEPGLQRHNSYVIKLFDRSVELGQFPEGTPLYPVCRAWMRNCPTAQSPPAPQVTPPRPEVSSTSHLQTYNLKVLHTDSQAYKCPISDPCAPVHAGKVADIYELPPPAPPGPPRIPSPLGPEVGNQEGELGPDPPPSMASLIYSNMERWKRVRQRWQEAAQRQQQRYGPSLRLLRLIYERQ